Part of the Carnobacterium pleistocenium FTR1 genome is shown below.
GTAAGTTCCCCTTCAACACCATCGGGTAATTCATCTTCTTCATCATCCGTACCAAGTTCAGATAAATCTTTTTTGTATTCGCCAAGATCTTCTTTATCTTCATCTTCAACCATTACGCCATGCTCATCAACGTTCACACGTCCCCCGTAAGTAGTTGCATTGTCATCTTCTTCCTCTTCGGGAGAATCATCGTCTTCAGGATCATCATCATTGTAATCAATATCATCTTCACCTGTAACAAATGCACTAGCTTTTTTGCGTTTTTTACGACGTGGAGCTTCATCTTCATTTCCTTGAGTGACTTCTTCATCAATAAAATCAATCGGATACCATGAACGCAGACCCCAACGATTTTCTCCTAAGGAAATAAAACTGCCGTCAATATTTAAGTCTGTATAAAATTGAGAAGTTTTACTTGCAAGTTCTTTTGAGTTTATAGTTAGAAAATCTTGTACTTCTTTTAATAAAGTTACGAAATCTAAGATTTCTCCTTTTTGATCTAGGATAGCATGAGCTACTTCAATCATTGACAATTCATCTTTATTTTGCCCGTCAAATTGTGTTAATTTCACGAAAGCCACGTCCTTTCAACAGTCTATTCTTTATCATACAATATTTAAATAGTAAAAAGCAATTCTAATTTATAATCTCCTAATTTTTCTTTCCCTAAAAATAAATCATATTCAATATATACTCTTCCAGAAAAAGGTTTATCAGTATAACTAATTTGCATATTTTTAGTCATTGTTTCAATAGATACGGCACCTTGTGGCGTATGATAGAGTGTTTCAAATCTTTCTCCTTTATCAAACCTCATGCGCGTGGTTGTTTCACCTTTACGCGTTAGGGTAACAATTCCAGCAGGATCGATTTTAACCGTTACGGGAACAATTCCTGATTCATAGGTTTCTTGGAAGCGAATGTAATAAGACGAATTCATTTGGACGACTTTCCCTGCTTCATCAAATACATGTTTTTCGGTTTCATTGCCTTGAGAAATGATCGTTTCTAAATGTATTTGAGCCACTCTTCCTTTTGATAGATCCACTTGTTTCACCTCATAATTTTTAATTCCTATATTCGTTATAGGTCTAATGATTTTAACTACTATTTTTCACTTTATTGCATATCCATCTTATCATAAATAAAAGGAGATTTTTGTTTTTTTGAACCAGTTAAGGAAGAAGACTGCAATAAAGTTTGCTATAATAGAATAGAAACGCTATTTCTCAATTAGATAAAGGAAGTAAAAAAATGAAGATCAATGATAATAAAAGCTTTTTAACCGATCATTCTTATGAGCTTTACCAAGCTGAAACGATGCCTTTTGCTAATCAAACTATTTCTCATTTTGCTTTAACGGATAGTTTATTGCGCTATGCTGGAAAATATCAAAAAAACATTTTGCATTTTTGGCCAATTTCAAATTTAGTCATACTCGGTATGATGGATACAAAACTGCCTTATTTCAAAGATGCTTTAGACGTTATCGAACGTTATTCCTACCCGTACATTGTACGCAATTCTGGAGGATTAGCTGTAGTTGGAGATGAAGGTGTATTAAACTTTTCTTTAATACTACCTGAAAATCCTAAACAAAAAATGACTATAAACGCTGGATATGAGTATATGCTGCAACTAATCAATGATTCTCTAAAATCGTATGGCAAAACCTGCTTGGCTTATGAGATAAAGGATTCTTATTGTCCGGGAGATTATGATTTAAGTATTGACGGGAAAAAATTTGCCGGCATCTCACAAAGGCGTTTAAAAAATGGCGTAGCAATCATGATTTACATTAGTGTGAATGGAAGCCAGTTGAAAAGAGCTGAAATGATTCGCGATTTTTATCAAGCTGGTTTAAAAGGAGAAACTGTAAAATGGCATTTCCCATCAATTGATCCTACTGTAATGGCTACATTAGAAGAGTTACTTCATATTTCTTTAACTGTTGCCAAAATGAAAAATCTCATTCAAGCCACCCTTCTTAAAAACAACTGCACCATCATACTTGGTGACTATTCACCGGAAATACTAACCGACTATAATGAAGGTTTTGAAAAAATGATCCGCCGCAATCAACAAATGCTTGGCACTTCAATTGATAAGGAGTTAATGAAATGAGCAGCCTTTATAAGGGTAATATTTTACTGCCAATCGAACACGTTTTTCGTGATCCAGTCCATGATTATATTCATGTTCAACATCAAATTATTTTAGATTTGATCAATTCAAGTGAATTTCAAAGATTACGAAGAATCAAACAATTAGGTACCTCTTCCTTAACTTTTCATGGTGCAGAGCATACACGTTTCACTCACTCTTTGGGTGTATATGAAATCACTCGTCGCATCTGTGATAAATTCAAACGCAATTATGCCACTCAAGCACCTGGTGACGGCGGCTGGGATGATAATGAACGATTAGTTGCATTATGTGCAGCCCTTTTACACGATATTGGCCATGGTCCCTATTCTCATACATTTGAACGTATTTTTAAAACGGATCATGAAAAAATCACGGTAGCTATTATTACCTCGCCAGAAACTGAGGTTCATAAAGTATTGTCTAAAGTGAGCGAAGATTTCCCAGAAAAAGTTGCCAGTGTGATTAAAAAAACTTATCCTAATCCGCAAGTAGTTCAACTCATTTCTAGTCAAATCGATGCAGACCGGATGGACTATTTATTGCGTGATGCCTATCATACAGGTGTCAACTATGGTACATTTGATTTGACCCGAATTCTGAGGGTTATTCGTCCTTATAAAGAAGGTATCTATTTTCAAGTGTCCGGTATGCATGCAGTTGAAGATTACATCGTTAGTCGTTACCAAATGTACATGCAAGTTTACTTTCATCCAGTCTCCAGAGGCATGGAAGTGATTCTAGATCATTTACTGAAACGAGCAAAAAAGATGTATGCTGATCCAAAAATCCAATTTACAGACCAACTAAACTTACTCGTTCCTTTTTTTAAAGAAAATTTTACTCTTAAGGATTATCTGAAATTAGATGATGGTGTTTTAGCAACTTATTTCACCTTGTGGAAAGAAGAAAAAGATCCGATTTTAAGTGATCTAGCTACACGTTTTCTTGACCGTCATCCGTTCAAGTCAGTTAATTTTTCTAGTAAAACAGATATGGCTTTGATTGAGAATTTGAAAACGATTATTCGTGAAGCTGGCTACGATACAGATTATTATACAGCTATCAATAACAGCTATGACCTTCCCTATGATTTTTACCGGCCAAATCAAGATACTAATCGCACACAAATAGAATTGGTTCGTCAAGATGGTTCACTTGTGGAACTTTCTAAACTAAGTGAAATTGTCTCTTCTATTACTGGAAAGGTCCGTGGTGATGAACGATTTTATGTACCAAAAGAATTTTTAAAGCCGGGAATATCTGATGAAATCACTTTATTTGAACATTTATATGATGAATTTAATCGGTATATTAAAAATGGGACTATTATTGACCCAAATAAATTAGTGGAGGACTCACCTAAATGACAATAGAACTAATCGCTATCGATTTAGACGGCACATTATTAACCCCTGAAAAGAAAATAAGCGCTAAAGTTAAAAAAACAATTGAAATAGCCAAAACGAAAGGCATAAAAATCGTTCTTTGCACTGGCCGACCTTTGCCAGGCGTATTTCCAATTCTAGAAGCCTTGAATTTACAAGAAGAAGGCGATTATGTCATCACATATAATGGCGCGCTAGTCCAACAATCACAAAATGGTAAAGCTATTTCACACCATACTCTAAACTTTGAAAGTTTTCTGGAAATTGAAGAAATGAGTCGCCAAATTGGAATTCATTGCCATGCTATTGATGAAAAACATATTTATACTGCTAACAAAGACATTAGCCCATTTAGCGTAAGAGAATCATTTTTAGTTAACATGCCTATTCGATACCGTACAATAGAGGAGATGGATCCAACTCTTGTGATCAGCAAGATGATGATGATCGATGAACCAGATCTTTTAGATGCTGCTATTGTTAAATTGCCAAAAAGCTTTCACGATAAATATACGATTTTAAAAAGTGAACCTTTTTATCTTGAAGTATTGAATAAAGCTGCCAGTAAAGGACAAGCACTAAAAGATTTAGCACAAATTTTAGACATACCTAAAGAAAATATTATGGCGATCGGCGATAATGAAAATGATATAGACATGATTGAATATGCTGGAATGGGTGTTGCCATGGGGAATGCTATCGCCAGTGTAAAAGAAATATGTGATTATGTTACCGATACAAATGAGTACGACGGCGTTGCTACAGCAATTGAAACCATTGCTTTCGAAAACATCTCCATTGATAGCTACTCTAAATAAAAAAGAACAGAAAAATAAGCTACGAGTATGCACTGCAACTCGTAGCTTATTTTTCTGTTCTTTTAGCCTAGCAATTTTCCACCGACAGCATAATTACTTTTTTTCATATCTTCTATAATGACATGAACTCGGTCTTCTGTTGCTCCGGTATTTTTCACTACTGCTTGCGTAATATCTTTAACTAAACCTGCTTTTTGTTCTGCGGTCCGTCCTTCAACTAATTCAATGTGTACTAATGGCATAAAATCTCTCCTTCCCATATGTTCTTCTCCCAATTCTAGCGATACATTTTTTATTTTTCAACTAATTTCTTCATTTTTAACTGCCTCAAACAGATTATTAGAGTTTTATCCTCACTATTAGTATACTTGGTAAGTACGATAAATTAGAGAGGAGAATTACAAATATGGCGGATTCAAAATTAATGTATCAAACTACAGCAATCAATACTGGTGGAAGAAATGGGGAAAGTCATTTACCAGATAAGTCATTTTCCGTTCGAGTTTCTACTCCAAAAGATATGGGTGGTCCTGGTCAAGGAAGTAACCCAGAACAATTATTCGCATTAGGCTACAGTGCTTGTTTTAATTCAGCTTTAGAACATATGATGAAAGAAGATAAAGTCTCTGGTAAAAGCCAAGTTACGGCTACTGTTGAATTGCATTCAGACCCAACTGATGGCGGCTTTAAGCTTGCAGTAAAATTAGATGTTGGGATTGATGGTCAAGATGATGCTACTACCCAAGATTTAGCAAAAAGAGCTCATGCTTATTGTCCTTACTCTAAAGCTACTAGCGGTAATATTGATGTTTCAGTTAACGCTGTTGCTTATGAAGCAGACAAATAAACCGATTATTCAAAAAGAAGGCGCGGACAACTGTCCTCGCCTTCTTCTTTTTACTATTCAATAGATTAATTTGTCTTCAAAAAATTATTTTCATATTGTTTTACAGCCCATTTATGGCTACCTCTTTTTAATTTAATTAACGCTTCAGGAATAGATGCCCATTCTAATTGATTGAAATCTTCTAAAGGCTCGCAGACTGATTTCCATAACTTAACTGTATAAAAATAGGCAGGATTATGGTAATAGTGTTGCCGGTATTTTGAGTAATAATAATCTTCTGCCTCCCCAATAAATGATTCTATTTCTATTTCAAAACCTAATTCTTCTATGGATTCCCTTTTTGCCGTTTCTTTATGTGTTTCATTTTCTTCTATTTCTCCACCTGGCAGCAAATAAGAGCCGTTTGGAGGCGAAACGAGGAGTATTTTTTTTATTTTTGGGTCGAAAATTACCAAGTGCACACCAGTACGGGTAAGGTAAGCTTGATCCCTTATTTTTAAGCCAAATGTTTCCATTACTCTTTCGCACCTCCTATCCTCTCATCATACTATCATCTTTGCTTTTATTATATTATATCTACGAAAAAAAGACAGCTTAAATTTAAGCTGTCTTAGATTGGATGTTGCATTGTTTATTTAATTAAAGTTTACTCAATTCCAATTGCTTTTCGCAATGTTTTATTCTGAACAACAAAATACAGCATGGCTATGTTGAGGGGTGCTAAGATCATATTTTGTAGCAAACGAGTTGGGAAAATGACAACTATTGCCTTATCTAAAAGCATCGTTAACCATACCGTATTCAACCCTAGGTTTACAAAAACGGCGACTAAAAGAATCGCTAAGACAATTCTTTTTAATGATTTAGGTTTCTTGTAGAGAACAAGACCATAAATCATTCCGCCGATAAAAGCAGATAGGGTAAATCCTGGAAAAAACACTCCCCCACCAAATAATACTGTTCCTACGACATCTGTTATCGCTGAAGCCATTCCCGCTATCCAAGGACCATACAGCATCCCAATAATGGCTATTGGCAAAAAGCCAAAACCAACACGGACAATTGGCGTTTCAATTGAAATAAATTGGGTCAAAACGATTTCTAACGCCATTAGTAATCCAATTTTTGAAACACTTCTTGCATCATACTTATTTCCACTCATTTTGAAGATCTCCTTTGAAGAGCTCCACACATAATAATTATGCAGCGAATGCAGAAACAAAACCGCAAATTGTACAAACAATTTTTCGTCCGCGGGCAACATCCCATCCCAGCGACACTTAACGCTTTATTTCCTACTCTGATAGATTACCTAAATTTTTTATCATTTAGGCTCATTCACTATAGCACATTCTGTCTTTCTCTGATAGTAGCGAAATCGTTTTAATTAAAATAAATAGCCAATTTAAGTATTGACATTTATTTATTGATTCTGTATATTAAGAACAAGTTAAAAAATTATGAATAATACATGATGAAACACTATGAAAAGAAGAGTACGTTTAAATTTGTCTATAGAAGAGAACCTAGTAATTGCTGAAAATAGGGCAGTCAAATTGA
Proteins encoded:
- a CDS encoding HD domain-containing protein, producing MSSLYKGNILLPIEHVFRDPVHDYIHVQHQIILDLINSSEFQRLRRIKQLGTSSLTFHGAEHTRFTHSLGVYEITRRICDKFKRNYATQAPGDGGWDDNERLVALCAALLHDIGHGPYSHTFERIFKTDHEKITVAIITSPETEVHKVLSKVSEDFPEKVASVIKKTYPNPQVVQLISSQIDADRMDYLLRDAYHTGVNYGTFDLTRILRVIRPYKEGIYFQVSGMHAVEDYIVSRYQMYMQVYFHPVSRGMEVILDHLLKRAKKMYADPKIQFTDQLNLLVPFFKENFTLKDYLKLDDGVLATYFTLWKEEKDPILSDLATRFLDRHPFKSVNFSSKTDMALIENLKTIIREAGYDTDYYTAINNSYDLPYDFYRPNQDTNRTQIELVRQDGSLVELSKLSEIVSSITGKVRGDERFYVPKEFLKPGISDEITLFEHLYDEFNRYIKNGTIIDPNKLVEDSPK
- a CDS encoding folate family ECF transporter S component, with translation MSGNKYDARSVSKIGLLMALEIVLTQFISIETPIVRVGFGFLPIAIIGMLYGPWIAGMASAITDVVGTVLFGGGVFFPGFTLSAFIGGMIYGLVLYKKPKSLKRIVLAILLVAVFVNLGLNTVWLTMLLDKAIVVIFPTRLLQNMILAPLNIAMLYFVVQNKTLRKAIGIE
- a CDS encoding 2-hydroxymuconate tautomerase — its product is MGRRDFMPLVHIELVEGRTAEQKAGLVKDITQAVVKNTGATEDRVHVIIEDMKKSNYAVGGKLLG
- a CDS encoding lipoate--protein ligase family protein; protein product: MKINDNKSFLTDHSYELYQAETMPFANQTISHFALTDSLLRYAGKYQKNILHFWPISNLVILGMMDTKLPYFKDALDVIERYSYPYIVRNSGGLAVVGDEGVLNFSLILPENPKQKMTINAGYEYMLQLINDSLKSYGKTCLAYEIKDSYCPGDYDLSIDGKKFAGISQRRLKNGVAIMIYISVNGSQLKRAEMIRDFYQAGLKGETVKWHFPSIDPTVMATLEELLHISLTVAKMKNLIQATLLKNNCTIILGDYSPEILTDYNEGFEKMIRRNQQMLGTSIDKELMK
- a CDS encoding DUF1934 domain-containing protein, with translation MDLSKGRVAQIHLETIISQGNETEKHVFDEAGKVVQMNSSYYIRFQETYESGIVPVTVKIDPAGIVTLTRKGETTTRMRFDKGERFETLYHTPQGAVSIETMTKNMQISYTDKPFSGRVYIEYDLFLGKEKLGDYKLELLFTI
- the rpoE gene encoding DNA-directed RNA polymerase subunit delta, giving the protein MKLTQFDGQNKDELSMIEVAHAILDQKGEILDFVTLLKEVQDFLTINSKELASKTSQFYTDLNIDGSFISLGENRWGLRSWYPIDFIDEEVTQGNEDEAPRRKKRKKASAFVTGEDDIDYNDDDPEDDDSPEEEEDDNATTYGGRVNVDEHGVMVEDEDKEDLGEYKKDLSELGTDDEEDELPDGVEGELTIIEDEDEDDSDEEEYK
- the yidA gene encoding sugar-phosphatase — encoded protein: MTIELIAIDLDGTLLTPEKKISAKVKKTIEIAKTKGIKIVLCTGRPLPGVFPILEALNLQEEGDYVITYNGALVQQSQNGKAISHHTLNFESFLEIEEMSRQIGIHCHAIDEKHIYTANKDISPFSVRESFLVNMPIRYRTIEEMDPTLVISKMMMIDEPDLLDAAIVKLPKSFHDKYTILKSEPFYLEVLNKAASKGQALKDLAQILDIPKENIMAIGDNENDIDMIEYAGMGVAMGNAIASVKEICDYVTDTNEYDGVATAIETIAFENISIDSYSK
- a CDS encoding organic hydroperoxide resistance protein, which codes for MADSKLMYQTTAINTGGRNGESHLPDKSFSVRVSTPKDMGGPGQGSNPEQLFALGYSACFNSALEHMMKEDKVSGKSQVTATVELHSDPTDGGFKLAVKLDVGIDGQDDATTQDLAKRAHAYCPYSKATSGNIDVSVNAVAYEADK
- a CDS encoding NUDIX domain-containing protein, producing the protein METFGLKIRDQAYLTRTGVHLVIFDPKIKKILLVSPPNGSYLLPGGEIEENETHKETAKRESIEELGFEIEIESFIGEAEDYYYSKYRQHYYHNPAYFYTVKLWKSVCEPLEDFNQLEWASIPEALIKLKRGSHKWAVKQYENNFLKTN